A segment of the Marinomonas posidonica IVIA-Po-181 genome:
CAAGGTATCGCCTTCGAGCAGGCTGGCGAAATAATGGCCAACGCCTTTAATCAATGCTTGCTGAAAGATACTGATGAGCGGCACGACCAATAGTAATATGGTCAGCAGCAAGGTGATGCCGATTAGCGTGTATTTGATAAGAGGGCGATCACCAACTCTTAATTGATGAGACTGTCCTGTTTGATTAGACATAGTACGACTCCCTATCGACCATGGAGGCGACGTAAATAACGTGCCTGCCAAACGTTAATGGCGAACAATAAAATCAAGGAAGCCATCAAGACCACCGACGCGATGGCACTGGCCGCCGGAAAATCAAATTCCTGTAAGCTAACAAAGATCATCAAAGAGGTAATTTCGCTCACATAAGGCATATTGCCCGCGATGAAAATAACCGCGCCAAATTCACCTAGGCTACGAGTAAAGGATAACGCAATTCCAGTCATGAGGGCTGGCCATAATGCCGGAAAAATGACTCGTCGAAATACCGCCCAATCCGATGCGCCAAGCGTCATACCAGCTTCTTCCTCTTCTGGTGAGAGTTCTTCTAGAACTGGTTGAACAGTACGAACAACAAACGGAATGCTGGTAAATGCCATGGCGAGAATAATGCCGACAGGGGTGTAAGCCACTTTAATGCCAAGGCTTGTCAACAGGTCACCATACCAGCCATTTTGTGAGTACAGTGTTGCTAGAGTAATACCGGCTACGGCGGTCGGTAACGCAAAAGGTAAGTCCACGAGGGCATCGAGAATACGACGTCCTGGGAATTCGTAACGTACCAATACCCAAGCTAATAACAAGCCAAAAAGACCGTTGAAAATA
Coding sequences within it:
- the cysT gene encoding sulfate/thiosulfate ABC transporter permease CysT, giving the protein MATHLNVAQARPKHKRVLPGLGLSLGTSLLFISLIMLLPMTGLIMQSVDMGWDEYWYVITNERVVASYKVTLWAAFFASIFNGLFGLLLAWVLVRYEFPGRRILDALVDLPFALPTAVAGITLATLYSQNGWYGDLLTSLGIKVAYTPVGIILAMAFTSIPFVVRTVQPVLEELSPEEEEAGMTLGASDWAVFRRVIFPALWPALMTGIALSFTRSLGEFGAVIFIAGNMPYVSEITSLMIFVSLQEFDFPAASAIASVVLMASLILLFAINVWQARYLRRLHGR